One Phocaeicola dorei genomic region harbors:
- a CDS encoding alpha-L-fucosidase, whose amino-acid sequence MKILYISLLFLMNCVLSVAQPEIIIPKPHQLKWHEAEMGAVFHYDLHVFDGIRYGQGNNRISPIEDYNIFNPTQLNTDQWVSAAKAAGCKFAVLTATHETGFGLWQSDVNPYCLKAVKWRNGKGDIVRDFVNSCRKYGIQPGIYVGIRWNSLLGIHNFKVAGDGEFAANRQAWYKRFCEKMVEELCTRYGDLYMIWFDGGADDPRGDGPDVEPIVNKYQPNCLFYHNIDRADFRWGGSETGTVGYPCWSTFPAPCSHHKRIESQKDQIALLKQGDPEGKYWVPAMADSPLRGANGRHEWFWEPDDENNIYPLTTLMDMYEKSVGRNATLIIGLTPDPDGLLPAGDEQRLKEWGEEINRRFGTPLVETQGRKQRLTLNLNEKQPVNYCIIQEDITKGERIRQYKIEAKVNGKWQTVCSGESVGHKRIAHFESVETTALRLTVTQSVALPAISYFSAYNVTLK is encoded by the coding sequence ATGAAGATACTATATATATCCCTTCTCTTCCTTATGAACTGTGTACTGAGTGTTGCACAACCGGAAATCATTATACCCAAACCGCATCAATTGAAATGGCACGAGGCGGAAATGGGAGCCGTATTTCATTATGACCTCCACGTATTCGACGGCATCCGCTACGGACAAGGCAATAACCGTATCAGTCCCATTGAAGATTACAACATTTTCAACCCCACCCAATTGAATACCGACCAATGGGTCTCAGCAGCTAAAGCCGCAGGCTGCAAATTCGCCGTACTCACAGCCACCCATGAAACCGGCTTCGGATTGTGGCAAAGTGACGTAAACCCATACTGCCTGAAAGCTGTAAAATGGCGTAACGGCAAAGGAGACATTGTCCGCGATTTTGTCAACTCCTGCCGTAAATATGGTATCCAGCCAGGCATCTATGTAGGCATCCGGTGGAATTCACTCCTGGGTATCCATAATTTCAAGGTAGCCGGTGACGGAGAATTTGCCGCCAACAGACAGGCGTGGTATAAACGCTTCTGTGAAAAAATGGTGGAAGAACTTTGTACCCGATATGGAGATTTATATATGATTTGGTTTGATGGCGGAGCCGATGACCCACGAGGTGACGGTCCTGATGTGGAACCCATCGTCAATAAATACCAGCCCAACTGCCTGTTCTACCACAACATAGACCGTGCTGATTTCCGTTGGGGAGGTTCAGAAACCGGCACAGTGGGATACCCCTGCTGGTCTACTTTCCCAGCCCCCTGTTCACATCATAAACGTATTGAAAGCCAAAAAGACCAAATAGCATTATTAAAACAAGGTGATCCCGAAGGAAAATACTGGGTACCAGCTATGGCAGACAGTCCCCTGCGCGGTGCCAACGGCCGCCACGAATGGTTTTGGGAACCCGATGACGAGAATAATATCTATCCATTGACAACGTTGATGGATATGTACGAAAAATCAGTGGGACGCAACGCTACGTTAATCATTGGACTGACCCCCGATCCCGATGGGCTATTGCCAGCAGGTGACGAACAGCGTTTAAAAGAATGGGGAGAAGAAATAAACCGGCGCTTTGGCACGCCATTGGTAGAAACCCAAGGCCGGAAGCAACGGCTTACGCTGAATCTGAATGAAAAGCAACCGGTCAACTACTGTATTATCCAAGAAGACATTACCAAAGGCGAAAGAATACGCCAATACAAGATAGAAGCGAAAGTCAACGGAAAATGGCAGACAGTATGCTCCGGCGAGTCTGTGGGACACAAACGCATTGCGCACTTCGAATCGGTAGAAACCACCGCCTTGCGCCTCACCGTCACCCAATCCGTTGCCTTACCCGCAATCAGCTATTTCAGCGCCTATAACGTAACCCTCAAATAA
- a CDS encoding RNA polymerase sigma-70 factor, which produces MNLNDNRLIIKTLRSGDQKVFSLVYASYYKPLCLFCSSYVSLEEAEEIVQDLMMYVWEKRESLVEDLSLKSFLFTSVRNRALNSITRSHITRQVYEEYQSQQLKSLPALDSCYSTELFNAYMEALHALPKEQQKVYVMSRYKQLTHKEIADTLEVSVQTVNYRIGKALQFFRIRLKDFCLK; this is translated from the coding sequence ATGAACCTTAATGATAACCGCTTAATTATTAAAACCTTGAGGTCAGGGGATCAAAAAGTATTTTCCCTGGTTTATGCTTCTTATTACAAGCCGCTATGTTTGTTTTGTTCCTCGTATGTTTCTCTTGAAGAGGCTGAAGAAATAGTGCAGGATTTGATGATGTATGTGTGGGAAAAGCGTGAGTCGCTGGTAGAGGACTTGTCGCTGAAATCTTTCTTATTTACCAGTGTCAGGAACAGGGCATTGAATTCAATCACCCGTTCCCATATTACCCGTCAGGTATATGAAGAGTACCAGAGCCAACAGTTAAAATCTCTGCCGGCATTGGATTCTTGTTATAGCACGGAGTTGTTTAATGCCTATATGGAAGCTCTTCATGCTCTTCCTAAAGAACAGCAAAAAGTATATGTTATGAGTCGATATAAACAACTGACCCATAAAGAAATTGCTGACACGCTGGAGGTGTCGGTGCAGACTGTCAATTATCGGATAGGCAAAGCTCTTCAGTTTTTTCGTATTAGATTGAAAGATTTTTGCCTAAAATAG
- the purN gene encoding phosphoribosylglycinamide formyltransferase — protein sequence MKKIAILASGEGTNAERIIRYFLEKRTAEVALVIVNKAQAGVLKRAERLSVPSLILTAQEFADGKVLETLHQYHIDFIVLAGFLLKVPDAILHDYPNKIVNIHPALLPKFGGKGMYGSRVHQAVIASHEKKSGITIHYINEQYDEGNTIFQATCPVLPTDTPDTLATRVHQLEYEYFPRVIEATILGKNLSI from the coding sequence ATGAAGAAAATCGCAATTTTAGCTTCAGGAGAAGGCACGAATGCTGAAAGAATTATTCGGTATTTTTTAGAGAAAAGAACAGCTGAAGTAGCATTGGTTATCGTCAACAAAGCACAGGCCGGTGTACTCAAGCGGGCTGAAAGACTGAGTGTTCCGTCACTTATCCTCACAGCTCAAGAATTTGCCGACGGGAAAGTACTGGAAACACTGCACCAATATCATATTGACTTTATTGTACTGGCAGGCTTTCTCTTGAAAGTACCTGATGCCATTTTGCATGATTATCCGAATAAAATAGTAAATATTCATCCGGCCCTCCTTCCCAAGTTCGGTGGTAAAGGTATGTATGGTTCCCGCGTGCACCAAGCTGTAATAGCTTCCCATGAAAAGAAAAGCGGCATCACCATCCATTATATAAATGAACAATATGATGAAGGAAATACCATTTTCCAAGCCACCTGTCCGGTATTACCCACTGACACGCCAGATACATTGGCAACACGGGTGCACCAGTTGGAATACGAATATTTCCCTCGGGTGATTGAAGCGACTATTTTAGGCAAAAATCTTTCAATCTAA
- the rnc gene encoding ribonuclease III, translating into MFSNIKDRIRLLFRKDRESYFRFYKMLGFYPKDISIYEQALLHKSLSVKSEKGRLLNNERLEFLGDAILDAVVADIVYKRFEGKREGFLTNTRSKIVQRETLNRLAIEIGLDKLIKYTARQSSHNSYMCGNAFEALVGAIYLDRGYRACKYFMEHRIIGSYINLEKISRKEVNFKSKLIEWSQKNRFEVTFELITQSHDQGYNPTFESEVLVEGISGGKGTGYSKKESQQMAARVALGKIKNDSGFIECIFAAKAARELSQEEVTVSDSKPSDSGAVTPDLSLEEIKKTDVVEQIISEAEEKAFKENA; encoded by the coding sequence GTGTTTAGCAATATAAAAGATAGGATAAGACTTCTTTTTCGTAAGGATAGGGAGTCTTATTTTCGTTTTTATAAGATGCTTGGATTCTATCCCAAAGATATTAGCATCTACGAACAGGCTTTGCTTCACAAATCTTTATCAGTGAAGTCTGAAAAGGGGCGTTTGCTTAATAATGAACGCTTGGAATTTTTGGGGGATGCTATTTTGGATGCTGTGGTGGCAGATATTGTTTACAAAAGGTTTGAAGGAAAGCGTGAGGGTTTTCTCACGAACACCCGTTCTAAAATAGTGCAGCGTGAAACATTGAATCGTTTGGCTATAGAGATTGGTTTGGATAAGCTGATCAAGTATACAGCCCGCCAGTCTTCTCATAACAGCTATATGTGCGGCAATGCATTCGAAGCATTGGTAGGTGCTATTTATTTAGACAGGGGATATCGTGCCTGTAAATATTTCATGGAGCATCGTATTATTGGATCTTATATAAATTTGGAGAAGATTTCCCGTAAGGAGGTAAATTTTAAATCCAAGTTGATAGAATGGAGTCAAAAAAATCGTTTTGAGGTTACCTTTGAGCTGATAACCCAATCACACGATCAGGGATATAATCCTACTTTCGAGAGTGAAGTTTTGGTGGAAGGTATTTCGGGAGGAAAAGGAACCGGTTATTCTAAAAAAGAGTCTCAGCAAATGGCTGCGCGTGTGGCTTTGGGAAAAATCAAGAATGATTCCGGTTTTATTGAATGTATTTTTGCGGCTAAGGCTGCCCGTGAGTTATCTCAGGAGGAGGTAACGGTTTCTGATAGTAAGCCTTCAGACAGTGGGGCCGTTACTCCGGATCTTTCTTTGGAGGAGATTAAGAAAACGGATGTGGTTGAGCAGATAATCAGTGAAGCGGAAGAAAAGGCTTTTAAGGAAAACGCTTAG
- a CDS encoding sulfatase-like hydrolase/transferase, translating to MKKRLNIFLLAFPLCPVFQIQAQEKPNLVFIMADQWRGNALGCLGKEPVKTPCLDQLAREGVNFTNAVSSYPVSSPARGMLMTGMYPHKNKVTGNCNSANAPYGVELPQDARCWSDILKANGYQTGYIGKWHLDAPHKPYVDTYNNQGAVAWNEWCPKERRHGFDYWTAYGTYDYHLNPMYWDTDTPRDSFYYVNQWGPEYEADKAIEYLNKHIDKTQPFALVVSMNPPHTGYELVPDRYKEMYKNLNVETLCANRPDIPAKGTEMGDYFRNNIRNYYACMTGVDENIGRIINELKRLELFKNTIVVFTSDHGICMGAHEQAGKDIFYEESMRIPVLISWPEKIKPKTDQTTMIAFADLYPTLLSIMGFQQQIPEEVQTFNLASILLCGKENNCIVQPYYYIQSSNPATGYRGLRTATHTFTIHATDGKVDKIILFDRRSDPYQMNNIAMQHPKLVNRLKSQLKTWLQKTEDPFFNYL from the coding sequence ATGAAGAAAAGACTTAATATTTTCTTGCTGGCATTCCCTTTGTGTCCAGTATTCCAGATTCAAGCTCAAGAAAAACCTAACTTGGTCTTCATCATGGCAGACCAATGGAGAGGAAATGCTTTAGGTTGTCTCGGAAAAGAGCCTGTCAAAACCCCTTGCCTGGACCAACTGGCCCGTGAAGGTGTGAATTTCACCAATGCTGTCAGCAGCTACCCTGTATCTTCACCGGCAAGAGGCATGTTGATGACAGGCATGTATCCGCATAAGAACAAAGTAACAGGCAATTGCAATTCTGCCAACGCTCCCTACGGAGTAGAACTTCCACAAGATGCACGCTGCTGGAGTGATATACTTAAAGCCAATGGATACCAGACAGGGTATATCGGCAAATGGCATCTGGATGCTCCCCATAAACCATACGTAGACACTTACAACAACCAAGGTGCAGTTGCTTGGAACGAATGGTGTCCCAAAGAACGCCGGCACGGTTTCGACTATTGGACCGCTTATGGCACTTACGACTACCATTTAAACCCCATGTACTGGGACACTGACACTCCCCGGGATAGTTTTTATTATGTCAATCAATGGGGACCGGAGTATGAAGCCGACAAAGCGATTGAGTACCTCAATAAACATATAGATAAGACGCAACCATTCGCCTTAGTCGTATCCATGAATCCTCCACACACCGGTTACGAGCTAGTGCCCGACCGATACAAAGAGATGTATAAAAATCTGAATGTAGAGACATTATGTGCCAACCGTCCCGACATTCCCGCCAAAGGCACTGAAATGGGCGACTATTTCCGCAACAATATCCGCAATTACTACGCCTGCATGACCGGAGTCGATGAAAATATAGGTCGGATAATCAACGAATTGAAACGTTTAGAATTATTTAAAAACACTATCGTAGTATTCACTTCTGACCACGGCATCTGCATGGGAGCTCATGAACAAGCCGGAAAAGATATCTTTTATGAGGAATCCATGAGGATTCCCGTCCTTATCTCATGGCCGGAAAAAATAAAGCCGAAAACCGACCAAACAACCATGATAGCTTTTGCCGACTTGTATCCGACCCTGCTTTCCATCATGGGCTTTCAGCAACAAATACCGGAAGAAGTACAAACATTCAACCTCGCTTCTATTCTCCTCTGCGGAAAAGAAAACAACTGCATTGTCCAACCCTACTATTACATACAGTCATCCAATCCAGCAACAGGCTACCGGGGATTGCGCACCGCCACACATACATTTACTATCCATGCAACCGATGGAAAGGTAGATAAGATTATTCTATTTGACAGGAGATCAGATCCTTATCAAATGAATAATATAGCTATGCAGCATCCCAAATTAGTAAACCGACTGAAAAGCCAATTAAAAACATGGCTACAAAAAACAGAAGATCCATTTTTTAATTATTTATAA
- a CDS encoding acyl carrier protein, which translates to MSEIASRVKAIIVDKLGVEESEVTTEASFTNDLGADSLDTVELIMEFEKEFGISIPDDQAEKIGTVGDAVSYIEANAK; encoded by the coding sequence ATGTCTGAAATTGCATCAAGAGTAAAAGCTATTATCGTTGATAAATTAGGTGTAGAAGAATCAGAAGTTACAACAGAAGCAAGCTTCACTAACGATCTGGGCGCAGATTCACTGGATACTGTAGAACTGATTATGGAATTCGAAAAAGAATTCGGTATTTCTATTCCTGATGATCAGGCTGAGAAAATTGGTACAGTAGGTGACGCCGTTTCTTATATCGAAGCTAACGCTAAGTAA
- a CDS encoding Sip1-related alpha-galactosidase, whose protein sequence is MREYTAIFICILICNVFICPKSFGQTDYTYKKGKSFKSTNALSMTDTIDLTSISSPIPYKKSIPGQIQTIACPVRLPGYVRGIFFSRDSRPGDFEWPNNTNRLLPWVFNDLKELTDTRYPGIPSNAAPSTLGDALLLELTNGEYLFAKAIAGRNSLSWLQVNDNGSVTLYVSTLGKDYLKPEVPLLLIRQGKDIYSTIRQAYQALMKNTEAADLKSRTAKEYFEAFRYLGWCTWEHYHDDINESKVINDMKTIEASGIPIRYVLIDDGHLAHKNRQLTDFIPDKQRFPSGWKKIMSYKKENKIKWIGLWYSLSGYWMGLSPENGFPQVVRQALYPHAGSLLPGTDSTRIRSFYRYYVSTLKEQGFDFLKVDNQAFTLPLYMGGHESIRQATDCNRSLEAETHRQNMGLMNCMAQNVINTDHTSHSNSTRVSIDYKKYDEDMAKSHLFQSYTNTLLLGQTVWPDHDMFHSCDTVCGTLMARSKAISGGPVYLSDAPRDFIKENIFPLIDEQGKLFRPEAPAVPMPESILTNPLWSGKAYRVAAPSGNGAMTLICYNLNVSPRHQQVQAIIKKEDYSLRNSFEKMSATSEERVLLYNWESQKAEELSDSSTFELIGFTDKLFHLCPIRKGWAVIGVQEKYLSPSTVQTISLTENRLELNVLCTGTLKVWIENSSKQELRSISIDTPQKIVIEK, encoded by the coding sequence ATGAGAGAATATACAGCAATATTCATTTGTATTCTAATTTGCAATGTATTTATTTGTCCGAAATCCTTCGGGCAAACAGATTACACGTATAAAAAAGGAAAGTCATTCAAGAGTACAAACGCTTTGTCAATGACAGATACGATTGATTTAACTTCCATTTCTTCTCCCATACCCTATAAGAAATCCATACCCGGACAAATCCAGACTATTGCCTGTCCGGTACGGTTACCTGGGTACGTCCGAGGTATTTTCTTCAGCCGAGACTCCCGTCCGGGAGATTTTGAATGGCCCAACAATACCAACCGGCTCCTACCTTGGGTGTTCAACGATTTAAAAGAATTAACCGACACCCGCTATCCGGGAATACCTTCCAATGCAGCCCCATCTACGTTGGGAGATGCATTATTGCTGGAACTGACAAACGGAGAATACTTGTTTGCCAAAGCCATTGCCGGCCGTAACAGTTTAAGCTGGCTGCAAGTAAACGATAACGGCTCTGTCACCCTATATGTATCCACCTTAGGAAAAGACTATCTGAAACCGGAAGTCCCTCTTCTACTCATCCGACAAGGAAAAGATATTTATTCAACCATTCGGCAAGCCTATCAAGCGCTGATGAAAAATACAGAAGCCGCCGACTTAAAAAGCCGCACAGCCAAGGAATATTTCGAAGCTTTCCGCTATCTCGGTTGGTGTACATGGGAACATTATCATGATGATATAAACGAATCCAAGGTAATAAACGATATGAAAACGATAGAGGCATCCGGCATTCCTATCCGGTATGTACTGATTGACGACGGTCATCTCGCCCACAAGAACAGGCAACTGACCGATTTCATACCGGATAAACAACGTTTCCCGTCGGGATGGAAAAAAATCATGTCATACAAAAAAGAAAATAAAATCAAATGGATCGGACTGTGGTACAGCCTTTCGGGATACTGGATGGGATTATCCCCCGAAAACGGATTTCCACAAGTCGTCCGACAAGCCCTATACCCACACGCCGGCAGCCTTCTGCCAGGAACGGACAGCACCCGCATCCGTTCCTTCTATCGCTACTACGTCAGCACCTTAAAAGAACAAGGATTCGATTTTCTGAAAGTAGATAACCAAGCTTTTACACTACCACTCTACATGGGAGGCCATGAAAGTATCCGCCAGGCAACCGACTGTAACCGAAGCCTAGAAGCCGAGACCCATCGGCAAAATATGGGACTAATGAACTGTATGGCACAGAACGTCATCAATACTGACCATACGTCACACAGTAACAGCACCCGTGTCAGCATAGACTATAAGAAATATGATGAGGATATGGCAAAATCACACCTATTCCAGTCTTATACCAATACCTTGCTACTAGGACAAACCGTATGGCCCGACCATGATATGTTTCATTCCTGCGATACCGTTTGCGGCACCTTGATGGCACGTTCCAAGGCTATTTCCGGAGGTCCGGTCTACCTGTCGGACGCCCCTCGGGACTTTATCAAGGAAAACATTTTCCCCTTAATTGACGAACAAGGCAAACTGTTCCGTCCCGAAGCTCCCGCCGTACCTATGCCAGAATCTATACTGACCAATCCATTATGGAGTGGAAAAGCGTATCGAGTAGCAGCTCCCTCAGGCAACGGAGCAATGACATTAATCTGTTACAACCTGAATGTTTCCCCCCGGCATCAGCAAGTCCAAGCCATTATAAAAAAAGAAGATTATTCTCTTCGGAACAGTTTTGAAAAAATGTCTGCCACCTCCGAAGAACGCGTGCTGCTTTATAATTGGGAATCACAAAAGGCAGAAGAACTATCAGACAGCAGTACATTCGAACTCATCGGATTTACAGACAAACTGTTTCATCTCTGCCCCATACGGAAAGGATGGGCAGTCATTGGCGTACAGGAAAAATATCTATCCCCGAGCACCGTCCAAACTATCTCTTTAACAGAGAATCGGTTGGAGCTGAACGTACTATGTACAGGTACACTAAAAGTATGGATAGAAAATTCCAGCAAGCAAGAACTGAGAAGTATTTCCATAGATACCCCCCAAAAAATTGTAATCGAAAAATAA
- the fabF gene encoding beta-ketoacyl-ACP synthase II, which yields MELKRVVVTGLGALTPVGNNVAETWENLVKGISGAGPITHFDASKFKTHFACEVKNFNGTDYIDRKELRKMDLYTQYAIAAAKEAVEDSGMDLEKEDLNRIGVIYGVGIGGIHTFEEEVANYTLNKDTVGPKFNPFFIPKMIADIASGQISIMYGFHGPNFTTTSACASSSNAIADAFNYIRLGKANVIVAGGAEAAIFEAGLGGFNAMHALSTRNDDPERASRPFSASRDGFVMGEGAGCLILEELEHAKARGAKIYAELAGVGASADAYHLTASHPEGLGAKLVMLNALEDAELKPEDIDYINVHGTSTPVGDVSEVKAIKDVFGDHAYKLNISSTKSMTGHLLGAAGAVEAIASVLAVKNDIVPPTINHEEGDNDENIDYNLNFTFNEAQKRTVNAALSNTFGFGGHNACVIVKKYAE from the coding sequence ATGGAATTAAAAAGAGTAGTAGTAACAGGTCTTGGTGCTCTTACTCCTGTAGGTAACAATGTTGCAGAAACATGGGAAAACCTGGTGAAGGGGATAAGCGGGGCAGGACCTATTACTCATTTCGATGCGTCTAAATTCAAGACTCATTTTGCATGCGAAGTGAAGAATTTCAATGGAACTGATTACATTGACCGTAAAGAACTTCGCAAAATGGATCTGTATACACAGTATGCCATTGCAGCTGCTAAAGAAGCGGTGGAGGATTCTGGAATGGACCTCGAAAAAGAAGATTTGAATAGAATAGGTGTAATTTACGGTGTAGGTATCGGAGGTATTCATACTTTTGAAGAAGAAGTAGCTAATTATACACTGAATAAAGATACTGTCGGACCGAAATTCAACCCATTCTTTATCCCCAAAATGATAGCTGATATTGCATCGGGACAGATCTCTATCATGTATGGTTTCCACGGTCCTAACTTCACAACAACTTCTGCCTGTGCATCTTCATCAAATGCTATTGCCGATGCATTTAACTATATCCGTTTGGGTAAAGCAAATGTAATTGTGGCAGGTGGTGCGGAAGCTGCAATTTTTGAAGCTGGTTTAGGCGGTTTTAACGCTATGCATGCTTTGTCTACCCGTAACGATGATCCGGAACGTGCATCCCGTCCGTTTAGCGCAAGCCGTGATGGCTTTGTGATGGGTGAAGGCGCAGGCTGTCTGATTTTGGAAGAATTGGAACATGCAAAAGCACGTGGTGCCAAGATTTATGCGGAACTTGCCGGTGTAGGCGCTTCTGCCGACGCTTATCACTTGACAGCTTCTCATCCGGAAGGATTGGGCGCTAAATTGGTGATGTTGAACGCATTGGAAGATGCGGAATTGAAGCCGGAAGACATTGATTATATCAATGTACATGGAACTTCGACTCCTGTAGGTGATGTTTCAGAAGTGAAAGCTATCAAGGATGTATTTGGAGATCACGCTTATAAACTGAATATCAGCTCTACTAAGTCTATGACAGGACACTTGTTGGGTGCTGCCGGTGCGGTAGAAGCTATTGCCAGTGTATTGGCTGTGAAGAACGACATTGTTCCGCCGACTATCAACCATGAGGAAGGTGATAATGATGAAAACATTGATTATAACTTGAACTTCACGTTCAACGAAGCTCAGAAACGTACAGTAAATGCTGCATTGAGCAATACCTTTGGTTTTGGTGGACATAATGCATGTGTAATCGTAAAAAAATATGCTGAATAG